One stretch of Muribaculum intestinale DNA includes these proteins:
- the truA gene encoding tRNA pseudouridine(38-40) synthase TruA, translating to MKLAYRGAPYHGWQIQPNAVSVQESVEKALSALLREPTPVVGAGRTDTGVNASMMMAHFDTCREIADRAGMVRALCSMLGPDIAVYDIIPVHDDAHARFDAVSRTYHYYTYSGRSPFLYALAWQEPVAGLDFDAMNRAASMLLEVDDFTSFAKLHSDAKTNICRVTRAEWIETVAGDSSRHTFVITADRFLRNMVRAVVGTLVDVGRGKLTVDGFRKVIDSRDRCAAGTSMPPHPLFLHDIRYPYL from the coding sequence ATGAAACTTGCCTACCGTGGCGCTCCATACCACGGATGGCAGATACAACCAAATGCTGTCAGTGTGCAGGAGTCGGTAGAGAAAGCGTTGTCTGCATTACTGCGCGAGCCTACGCCTGTTGTAGGGGCCGGACGCACGGATACCGGAGTAAATGCCTCAATGATGATGGCGCATTTCGACACCTGCCGCGAGATTGCCGACCGTGCAGGAATGGTGCGTGCGCTGTGCTCGATGCTTGGTCCCGATATCGCAGTCTACGACATAATACCTGTACATGACGACGCGCACGCGCGCTTCGACGCTGTATCGCGTACGTATCATTATTATACATACAGCGGACGCTCACCGTTTCTCTATGCTCTTGCATGGCAGGAACCTGTCGCCGGGCTTGATTTCGATGCAATGAACAGGGCGGCATCCATGCTTCTTGAGGTCGATGACTTCACATCATTTGCAAAACTGCATTCCGACGCAAAGACAAATATATGCCGTGTCACCCGCGCCGAGTGGATTGAAACCGTGGCGGGCGATTCCTCACGACATACATTTGTCATTACTGCCGACCGTTTCCTCCGGAATATGGTTCGTGCGGTTGTCGGGACATTGGTCGACGTAGGGCGAGGCAAGTTGACCGTCGACGGATTTCGCAAGGTTATAGACTCCCGCGACCGCTGTGCCGCCGGCACCTCGATGCCTCCACATCCTCTGTTTCTACACGATATAAGATATCCATACCTATAG
- a CDS encoding glycoside hydrolase family 10 protein produces the protein MPSEASSVATYKYRIVNIMAAALNVVSAAMIALVLLVVGGVTAVAENPAVSPEVRGVWLTTNGGLDWPRGEKGAEAQKKALVDMLDRLEKAHFNLVLFQVQANGDVLWKSRREPAMEAVTGNGSSALDFDVCRFVIDECHKRRMECHAWIVPFRMGSSSHIARYKDNAVKHPGQSRRKYCVSYHGTMWLDPGVPDNRKWLVGLYRELVRAYDFDGLSLDYTRYPGADFPDSRTYKRYAPKHMSLAEWRRTNLNSFVAELYDMVAEERPEMMVGSAPIGTYKNVGKLRNSTAYDSFYQDPVEWISSGHHDFIAPQMYWDEKFGYSVNLETWVREAANSAPVAAGLAAYKMMDAGWSDDVIVDQIAKARKMNGVSGVVFFRAEHVVGNDSKARRLYSRLCDKIFTSPAPLPWFSGVTE, from the coding sequence ATGCCAAGCGAGGCATCATCCGTGGCTACGTATAAATACCGCATTGTCAATATCATGGCTGCCGCTCTTAATGTAGTGTCGGCAGCCATGATTGCGCTTGTACTTCTGGTAGTCGGTGGGGTGACGGCGGTTGCTGAGAATCCTGCGGTATCTCCCGAAGTAAGAGGTGTATGGCTTACCACCAATGGCGGTCTCGATTGGCCGCGTGGTGAAAAAGGTGCCGAGGCGCAGAAGAAGGCTCTTGTAGATATGCTTGACAGATTGGAGAAGGCGCATTTCAATCTTGTTCTGTTTCAGGTGCAGGCCAACGGTGATGTGCTCTGGAAGTCGCGCCGTGAGCCCGCTATGGAAGCCGTTACAGGCAACGGCAGTTCGGCTCTTGATTTTGATGTGTGTCGCTTTGTCATAGATGAGTGTCATAAACGTCGTATGGAATGTCATGCATGGATAGTCCCCTTCCGTATGGGCTCATCGTCACACATCGCCCGATACAAGGATAATGCAGTTAAGCATCCCGGACAGTCACGACGGAAATATTGTGTGAGCTATCACGGCACAATGTGGCTTGACCCGGGAGTGCCCGATAACCGCAAATGGCTTGTAGGTCTTTATCGTGAACTTGTGCGCGCCTATGATTTCGATGGGCTGAGTCTTGACTATACCCGTTATCCCGGCGCGGATTTTCCCGACAGCCGTACATATAAAAGATATGCGCCTAAACATATGTCGCTTGCCGAGTGGCGGCGTACTAATCTCAATAGTTTTGTCGCTGAATTGTATGATATGGTTGCTGAAGAGCGACCCGAGATGATGGTAGGGTCGGCGCCTATCGGCACATATAAGAATGTCGGAAAATTGCGGAATTCCACTGCCTACGATTCGTTTTATCAGGATCCGGTTGAATGGATTTCTTCAGGTCATCATGACTTTATCGCCCCACAGATGTATTGGGATGAAAAATTCGGTTATTCTGTAAATCTTGAGACATGGGTGCGCGAGGCGGCCAATTCGGCTCCTGTGGCGGCCGGACTTGCCGCTTACAAGATGATGGACGCGGGATGGAGCGATGATGTAATTGTTGATCAGATAGCGAAGGCCAGAAAAATGAACGGCGTGAGTGGTGTGGTATTTTTCAGGGCCGAGCATGTAGTCGGCAACGATTCCAAGGCCAGGAGGCTTTACAGCCGGCTTTGTGATAAAATATTTACGTCTCCCGCGCCTCTTCCGTGGTTTTCCGGCGTTACAGAGTGA
- a CDS encoding DUF3861 family protein — MDKEKKSYHFNITEVQDGKIQEVMNFNFGGHHDLAVMVKKLEATGMFSDKHSRELVIGLRLLHHVAKKYPDNEIIKAFAPALDAFKKSIKAKAGGGCGCSCEGK; from the coding sequence ATGGACAAAGAAAAGAAATCTTATCATTTCAATATCACTGAGGTACAGGATGGTAAAATCCAGGAAGTTATGAACTTCAACTTCGGAGGTCATCATGATTTAGCTGTTATGGTGAAGAAACTTGAGGCAACCGGTATGTTCTCTGACAAGCATTCCAGGGAGCTTGTCATCGGTCTGCGTCTGCTTCATCATGTCGCCAAGAAGTATCCTGACAATGAGATTATCAAGGCTTTTGCTCCTGCTCTCGATGCCTTTAAGAAGAGTATAAAGGCTAAGGCCGGCGGAGGTTGCGGATGCTCATGCGAAGGGAAGTGA
- the lpxA gene encoding acyl-ACP--UDP-N-acetylglucosamine O-acyltransferase, which produces MKQPLAYVHPAAKIAPSVVIDPFVTIDQNVEIGEGTRIGSNVTIMEGARIGKNCTIFPGAVIGAVPQDLKYKGEDTTAIIGDNTTIREFVTVNRGTAAKGKTVVGNNCLIMAYCHVAHDCVVGDNVIMSNAVQLAGEVQVDNYAVIGGGALVHQFCHIGPHVMLQGGALVNKDIPPFVKAGREPIAYAGVNSIGLRRRNFTNEQISEIQEIYRYLYLSGMNFSDAIDRIEAELPATKERDEIILFVRNAKRGIIRGYV; this is translated from the coding sequence ATGAAACAACCGTTAGCCTATGTGCATCCGGCCGCCAAGATTGCCCCGAGCGTGGTGATTGACCCGTTTGTCACTATCGACCAGAATGTGGAAATCGGAGAAGGCACCCGTATCGGCAGCAATGTTACTATCATGGAGGGTGCACGTATCGGTAAAAACTGCACGATATTCCCCGGAGCTGTAATCGGCGCCGTGCCGCAGGATCTTAAATACAAAGGTGAGGATACTACCGCAATCATCGGCGACAACACAACCATCCGCGAGTTTGTGACTGTCAACCGTGGAACCGCAGCCAAGGGTAAGACTGTTGTCGGCAATAACTGTCTGATTATGGCTTACTGCCATGTAGCTCATGACTGTGTGGTAGGCGACAACGTTATCATGTCAAATGCCGTGCAGCTGGCCGGCGAGGTGCAGGTCGACAATTATGCCGTAATCGGTGGCGGTGCTCTTGTGCATCAGTTCTGTCATATCGGTCCTCATGTGATGCTTCAGGGCGGCGCTTTGGTCAACAAGGATATACCTCCGTTTGTAAAGGCCGGTCGTGAGCCGATTGCATATGCAGGTGTTAACTCTATCGGTCTGCGTCGGCGCAACTTCACCAACGAGCAGATTAGCGAAATTCAGGAAATCTATCGCTATCTCTATCTGTCGGGCATGAATTTCTCCGATGCCATAGACCGCATCGAGGCCGAACTTCCCGCCACAAAAGAGCGTGACGAGATTATTCTTTTCGTGCGCAATGCCAAGCGAGGCATCATCCGTGGCTACGTATAA
- a CDS encoding DUF3127 domain-containing protein, which produces MEVEGKIILALPEQSGVSRAGNNWKKREYVLETHETYPKKVFFVLFGDRADQYPLNVGDEIRLSFDINSREYNGRWFTSIDGWKVEPVAAPAAPGGMPASAVPAYGAPSAPAAPMPDLSPEPNDDLPF; this is translated from the coding sequence ATGGAAGTAGAAGGCAAAATCATATTGGCTCTTCCGGAGCAGTCGGGCGTTTCGCGTGCCGGCAATAACTGGAAGAAGCGTGAGTATGTGCTTGAAACGCACGAGACATATCCCAAGAAAGTGTTTTTCGTACTGTTTGGTGACCGTGCCGATCAGTATCCTCTCAATGTCGGTGATGAGATCCGTCTTAGCTTTGATATCAATAGCCGTGAATACAATGGCCGTTGGTTTACATCTATCGACGGATGGAAAGTAGAGCCTGTGGCCGCACCTGCGGCTCCCGGTGGTATGCCGGCATCTGCCGTTCCTGCATATGGCGCACCGTCAGCACCTGCAGCTCCAATGCCTGATCTTAGTCCGGAACCAAACGACGACCTTCCTTTCTAA
- the speA gene encoding biosynthetic arginine decarboxylase, producing MRKWRIEDSAELYNITGWGMKYFSINEKGHVAVTPREGCAAVDIKDVLDELQVRDVAAPVLLRFPDILDNRVEKISRCFRLAADEYGYEAKNFIIYPIKVNQMRQVVEEIVSHGKKFNIGLEAGSKPELHAVLATNIAENALIICNGYKDNEYIELALLAQKMGRNIYLVVEKLNELQAIAEVSKRLGISPNVGMRIKLSSSGSGKWEESGGDQSKFGLNSSELLTALDFLERHKMKECLKLIHFHIGSQITKIRRIKNALREATQFYVQLSRLGYNIDFIDIGGGLGVDYDGTRSSSSESSMNYSIQEYANDSVSALVDACVKNGLKQPNIITESGRSLTAHHSVLIFEALAATSLPAWDDREEAGPDDHELVRELYDIYDKLNQPRMFESWHDSLQIREEALDLFSLGMLDLRSRAQVEKLFWSIAREVGDIASTLKHAPEELRKISKMLPDKYFCNFSLFQSLPDSWAIDQVFPIMPISRLDEKPTRTATLQDITCDSDGKIANFISSHGNSNSLPVHPLREKEPYYIGVFLVGAYQEILGDMHNLFGDTNAVHISVYKDRYEIDQIIYGETVDEVLDYVQYNPKRLVRNVETWVTSSMKNGKISPEEGREFLSKYRSGLYGYTYLEKD from the coding sequence ATGAGAAAATGGCGTATCGAGGACAGCGCGGAGCTGTATAATATCACCGGATGGGGTATGAAGTATTTCTCCATCAACGAGAAAGGTCACGTGGCCGTAACGCCTCGCGAGGGTTGTGCGGCGGTGGATATTAAGGATGTGCTTGACGAGCTACAGGTAAGGGATGTGGCCGCGCCTGTGCTTTTGCGTTTTCCCGACATTCTCGACAACCGTGTCGAGAAAATCTCACGATGCTTCCGCCTGGCTGCGGATGAGTATGGCTACGAGGCCAAAAATTTCATTATCTATCCCATCAAGGTAAATCAGATGCGGCAGGTAGTTGAGGAGATTGTGAGTCATGGTAAGAAATTCAATATCGGTCTTGAGGCAGGCTCCAAGCCTGAGCTTCATGCTGTGCTTGCTACCAATATAGCCGAAAATGCCCTTATCATATGCAACGGATATAAGGACAACGAGTATATCGAGCTTGCGCTGCTTGCACAGAAGATGGGTCGCAACATATATCTGGTGGTAGAGAAACTCAATGAGTTGCAGGCTATCGCCGAGGTGTCGAAGCGTCTTGGCATATCGCCGAACGTAGGCATGCGAATCAAACTGTCCAGTTCCGGTTCCGGAAAATGGGAGGAATCAGGCGGCGATCAGTCTAAATTCGGGCTCAACTCGTCGGAACTCCTCACCGCACTCGATTTTCTTGAACGTCACAAGATGAAGGAGTGCCTTAAGCTGATACATTTCCATATCGGAAGCCAGATTACCAAGATTCGCCGTATAAAGAATGCTTTGCGTGAGGCTACACAGTTCTATGTACAGCTTTCACGTCTTGGCTACAATATCGACTTTATTGATATCGGAGGAGGTCTGGGTGTGGACTATGACGGCACTCGCTCGTCGTCAAGTGAGAGTTCGATGAACTATTCAATCCAGGAGTATGCCAACGACTCTGTGTCGGCGCTTGTGGATGCGTGTGTGAAAAATGGTCTGAAGCAACCCAATATCATTACCGAGAGCGGCCGTTCGCTTACCGCCCATCATTCGGTGCTTATATTTGAGGCTTTGGCTGCAACGTCTCTACCGGCATGGGATGATCGCGAGGAGGCCGGACCCGATGACCACGAACTTGTAAGAGAGCTCTACGATATATATGACAAGCTCAATCAGCCGCGTATGTTCGAAAGCTGGCACGATTCTCTTCAGATAAGGGAGGAGGCGCTCGACCTGTTCAGCCTCGGAATGCTTGACCTTCGTTCGCGGGCGCAGGTTGAAAAACTCTTTTGGTCTATCGCACGAGAAGTAGGCGATATCGCAAGTACGCTTAAGCATGCTCCTGAAGAGTTGCGCAAGATATCAAAAATGCTCCCCGACAAGTATTTTTGCAATTTCTCCCTGTTTCAGTCTCTTCCCGACTCATGGGCTATCGACCAGGTGTTTCCGATAATGCCGATATCCCGTCTCGACGAAAAGCCTACCCGCACGGCTACTCTTCAGGATATCACATGTGATTCCGACGGGAAGATTGCCAACTTCATCTCTTCACACGGCAACTCTAACTCATTGCCCGTGCATCCTCTCCGCGAAAAGGAACCATATTATATCGGTGTATTCCTTGTCGGAGCCTATCAGGAGATTCTCGGCGACATGCACAATCTCTTCGGAGATACCAATGCCGTGCATATAAGTGTCTACAAAGATCGCTATGAAATCGACCAGATTATCTATGGCGAGACAGTAGACGAGGTGCTTGACTATGTGCAATATAATCCGAAACGCCTTGTGAGGAATGTTGAGACATGGGTTACATCATCGATGAAAAACGGCAAGATTTCTCCCGAAGAGGGTCGTGAGTTCCTGAGCAAATACCGTTCGGGACTGTATGGATATACATATCTCGAAAAAGACTGA
- a CDS encoding IS4 family transposase, translated as MSKSSNFFGQPIYGQLIKSLNREKIVEFSRKHGGEKYVKSFDGYTHLLTMLYAVIQRFDSLREIETSMTAEVRKLHHVGIDTVPKRSTLSDANARRSEKFFEDVYRDLYAANKDILSSDSRRNGTEEWIKQLRIIDSTTITLFSNAIFKGVGRHPKTGKKKGGIKVHSVIHANEGVPCDVQFTSAATNDSFMLAPSHYSHNEIVALDRAYINYAKFEELTDRGVVYVTKMKKNLSYEVLVDCMHQNPQGLMEYREQVVVFRKDGINHIARIITYVDIKKNGKPKLISLLTNDFDMPPETIVAIYRRRWQIESLFKQIKQNFPLRYFYGESANAIKIQIWVTLIANLLLSVLQSKLERRWSFSGLATIVRIVLMYYLNLEKFLNQPDADLKIMLAEASESPPEVPENC; from the coding sequence ATGAGTAAAAGTAGTAATTTCTTCGGACAGCCGATATATGGACAGCTGATAAAATCACTCAATCGTGAAAAAATTGTTGAATTCAGCCGAAAACACGGCGGAGAGAAGTATGTAAAGAGCTTTGACGGCTATACGCATCTGCTTACGATGCTCTATGCCGTGATCCAGCGCTTCGACTCATTGCGTGAGATAGAGACATCTATGACAGCGGAGGTTCGCAAACTGCACCATGTCGGAATTGATACTGTACCAAAGCGCAGCACCCTGTCGGATGCAAATGCCCGACGGTCAGAGAAGTTCTTTGAGGATGTCTATCGCGACCTGTATGCAGCCAACAAAGACATTCTTTCATCGGACAGCAGACGCAACGGCACGGAAGAGTGGATAAAGCAGCTTAGGATTATCGATTCCACTACAATCACATTGTTCTCCAACGCCATTTTCAAGGGTGTTGGCCGACATCCCAAAACCGGAAAGAAGAAGGGAGGTATCAAGGTACACTCGGTAATACATGCCAACGAGGGCGTCCCCTGCGACGTGCAGTTCACTTCGGCGGCGACCAATGACTCTTTCATGCTTGCTCCGAGCCATTACAGCCACAACGAGATAGTCGCTCTTGACCGCGCCTATATCAATTATGCCAAATTCGAGGAACTGACGGACCGTGGCGTTGTATATGTCACCAAAATGAAGAAGAACCTAAGTTATGAGGTACTTGTAGACTGTATGCATCAGAACCCGCAGGGACTGATGGAATACCGTGAACAGGTCGTGGTGTTCCGTAAAGACGGCATAAACCACATCGCCAGAATAATTACATACGTTGACATCAAGAAGAACGGGAAGCCAAAACTCATATCGCTTCTGACCAACGACTTCGACATGCCGCCAGAGACAATCGTGGCGATATACCGCCGCCGATGGCAGATAGAGTCTCTTTTCAAGCAGATCAAACAGAACTTCCCCTTGAGATACTTCTATGGCGAGAGCGCCAACGCCATCAAAATCCAGATATGGGTTACACTCATCGCAAATCTGCTGCTGTCAGTACTTCAAAGCAAACTCGAAAGACGTTGGAGCTTCTCCGGGCTGGCTACAATCGTCAGAATTGTGCTGATGTATTACCTGAATCTCGAAAAGTTCCTCAATCAGCCCGATGCAGACCTGAAAATCATGCTCGCCGAAGCATCGGAATCGCCTCCCGAAGTTCCTGAAAACTGCTGA
- a CDS encoding DEAD/DEAH box helicase, whose translation MHFEDLDLSDDILDAIYAMHFDECTPIQEQAIPLVLEGHDLIAIAQTGTGKTAAYLLPVIDLLADLPAPATGVNCIVMAPTRELAQQIEQQMDGFSYYLPISSLAIYGGTDGATFARQQRAMKEGTDVVIATPGRLQALLQMGGIDLSQVKYFILDEADRMLDMGFYDDIMRIATQLPSERQTLLFSATMPPRIRKLAKDILRNPAEVKIAPSRPVEKIVQSAVMCGDNQKESILRQLLKERHGSKVIVFASSKLGVRDLTRSLRRAGIKAAEIHSDLGQKERDDTIHDFRAERLDVLVATDLLARGIDIDDISMVVNYDVPREPEDYVHRIGRTGRANAEGMAVTIVSPRDRRAFSRVESTLKIKIPLEDLIPGADTGRSDRNSGDRRQNKERNTHRRGQKGKDGRNKPSPDTIGDTPNGQPAISDQTTGNNGADNKKKPRNRRYKPRRRPSDGNNRSSKDA comes from the coding sequence ATGCATTTTGAAGATCTTGATTTAAGCGACGACATACTCGACGCAATTTATGCGATGCACTTCGACGAGTGCACCCCCATACAGGAACAGGCTATACCTCTTGTACTGGAAGGACACGACCTTATAGCGATAGCACAGACCGGAACCGGCAAGACAGCCGCCTACCTGCTGCCGGTAATTGACCTTCTCGCCGACCTGCCGGCGCCCGCCACAGGAGTAAACTGTATCGTGATGGCTCCGACCAGAGAACTTGCACAGCAGATTGAGCAGCAGATGGACGGATTTTCATATTACCTCCCTATATCATCGCTCGCAATCTATGGCGGCACCGACGGAGCCACATTCGCACGCCAGCAAAGGGCAATGAAAGAAGGCACCGATGTAGTCATCGCCACTCCCGGCCGTCTCCAGGCTCTGTTGCAGATGGGCGGAATCGACCTTAGCCAGGTAAAATACTTCATACTTGACGAAGCCGACAGAATGCTTGACATGGGATTCTATGACGATATCATGCGCATAGCCACCCAACTTCCGTCAGAGCGACAGACACTACTGTTCTCGGCCACAATGCCACCGCGCATACGGAAACTCGCCAAAGATATCCTGCGCAATCCAGCTGAAGTGAAGATTGCCCCGTCAAGACCTGTAGAAAAAATCGTACAGTCGGCCGTAATGTGTGGTGACAATCAGAAGGAAAGCATCCTCCGACAACTGCTTAAGGAGCGCCATGGCTCAAAAGTAATCGTATTCGCATCGTCCAAACTCGGAGTGCGCGATCTCACACGCTCACTGCGCAGGGCAGGCATAAAAGCGGCAGAGATACACTCCGATCTCGGACAAAAGGAACGAGATGACACTATCCACGATTTCAGAGCCGAACGCCTGGATGTGCTCGTAGCCACCGACCTTCTGGCCCGCGGCATAGATATCGACGATATATCCATGGTTGTAAACTACGATGTGCCGCGTGAACCCGAGGATTATGTACACCGCATCGGACGCACAGGCCGCGCCAACGCCGAGGGAATGGCCGTAACAATCGTTTCTCCTCGCGACCGACGTGCATTCTCCCGGGTAGAGTCGACTCTAAAAATAAAGATTCCTCTCGAAGACCTTATCCCCGGCGCAGACACCGGGCGCAGCGACCGCAACAGCGGAGACCGCCGTCAGAACAAAGAACGCAATACACATCGCCGCGGACAAAAAGGAAAAGACGGAAGGAATAAACCATCACCGGACACTATCGGCGATACGCCCAATGGCCAACCTGCAATATCCGACCAGACAACGGGCAACAACGGAGCCGACAATAAGAAGAAACCTCGCAATCGACGTTATAAGCCCCGCCGCCGTCCATCCGACGGCAACAACAGAAGCAGCAAGGATGCATAA
- a CDS encoding tetratricopeptide repeat protein — translation MNSKVCYSIILAGTVMLTGCGKKMNQFKSDYFSVNPNPLEVVGDKVPATVTGNIPAKFFQKNAEVTVTPYLEFNGMEVASAPYTFQGEKVRGNNPVINYNNGGSVTIPVQYVYNPEMNRSDLTLAFTVRQGNKQYALPRVKVAEGVVATAAIADAGTVTPAIANDKFQRIINEKYDADIKFLINQANLRKGELGSKSMLDLHKELVEANDDSRREIKEINIKSTASPDGGVKLNTKLAENREKNTLAYMQKSLKKDNITEFGELTANFTPQDWEGFQKLVAASNIQDKDLILSVLSMYKDPEQREKEIRNLSSVFDQLAETILPQLRYSRITASIDVIGKSDEEIMNIFLSNPKALTVDELLYAATLTDDNNKRLQIYDKAVELYPNDYRTYNNLGMCQYIDKDYEAAAANFAQAAKLAPNAPESQMNLGLVSLLNQNYKDASSKFGNAAGVDALGDALGVYYLKQGDYNSAVRAFGDSKTNNAALAQILNKDYSKAKNTLAGVKNPDATTFYLTAVLGARTNNNNMVYNNLRQAVKLDNNMLKRAQNDLEFANFNLSAL, via the coding sequence ATGAACAGCAAAGTATGCTATTCAATCATCCTCGCCGGCACCGTGATGCTTACCGGTTGCGGCAAGAAGATGAATCAGTTCAAGTCCGACTACTTCTCGGTAAATCCCAATCCTCTTGAAGTAGTAGGTGACAAAGTTCCCGCAACTGTTACCGGCAATATTCCGGCCAAGTTCTTCCAGAAGAACGCCGAGGTGACCGTAACTCCTTACCTTGAATTCAACGGAATGGAAGTAGCTTCCGCTCCCTACACTTTCCAGGGCGAGAAAGTACGCGGTAACAACCCGGTAATCAATTACAACAACGGAGGCTCTGTCACTATTCCCGTACAGTATGTATACAACCCCGAGATGAACCGCAGCGATCTTACTCTTGCGTTCACCGTGCGTCAGGGCAACAAGCAGTATGCACTTCCCCGCGTGAAAGTGGCCGAAGGCGTTGTGGCTACCGCAGCCATCGCCGATGCCGGCACTGTGACACCCGCCATCGCAAACGACAAGTTCCAGCGCATCATCAACGAAAAATACGACGCCGACATCAAGTTCCTCATCAACCAGGCCAACCTGCGCAAGGGTGAACTCGGCTCCAAGTCTATGCTTGACCTCCACAAAGAACTCGTGGAAGCCAACGACGACAGCCGCCGCGAAATCAAGGAAATCAACATCAAGTCGACTGCATCTCCCGACGGTGGTGTAAAACTCAACACCAAACTCGCTGAAAACCGCGAGAAGAACACTCTCGCATACATGCAGAAGAGCCTCAAGAAGGACAATATCACCGAATTCGGCGAACTTACCGCCAACTTCACTCCTCAGGACTGGGAAGGCTTCCAGAAGCTCGTTGCCGCCAGCAACATCCAGGACAAAGACCTTATCCTCAGCGTACTCTCCATGTACAAGGATCCCGAACAGCGCGAGAAGGAAATCCGCAACCTCAGCTCGGTATTTGACCAGCTCGCCGAGACTATCCTTCCCCAGCTCCGCTACTCACGCATCACTGCCTCTATCGATGTTATCGGCAAGAGCGACGAGGAAATCATGAACATCTTCCTCTCCAACCCCAAGGCTCTCACTGTCGACGAGCTCCTCTATGCCGCCACACTCACCGACGACAACAACAAGCGCCTCCAGATTTACGACAAGGCTGTAGAGCTCTACCCCAACGACTACCGCACATACAACAACCTCGGTATGTGCCAGTATATCGACAAGGACTACGAGGCTGCAGCCGCCAACTTCGCACAGGCCGCCAAACTTGCTCCCAACGCACCCGAATCGCAGATGAACCTCGGTCTGGTATCTCTTCTCAACCAGAACTACAAGGACGCATCCTCTAAATTCGGCAATGCAGCCGGCGTAGATGCCCTTGGCGATGCTCTCGGAGTATATTACCTCAAGCAGGGCGACTACAACTCGGCAGTACGCGCTTTCGGCGACAGCAAGACCAACAATGCCGCTCTTGCCCAGATTCTCAACAAGGACTACAGCAAGGCAAAGAATACACTCGCCGGCGTAAAGAATCCCGATGCTACAACATTCTACCTTACTGCTGTACTCGGTGCCCGCACTAACAACAACAACATGGTGTACAACAACCTGCGTCAGGCTGTAAAACTCGACAACAACATGCTCAAGCGTGCTCAGAACGACCTCGAGTTTGCCAACTTCAACCTCAGCGCACTCTGA